Below is a genomic region from Argiope bruennichi chromosome 11, qqArgBrue1.1, whole genome shotgun sequence.
ataaaaaaagtgcacagttaaaatgtaaaattaattttaagcaaaatatcgaaaaatatcaaaagacaactttctataacactttaaacaatattgtaaatagaggagatatattttttaaaattgtaaagctccaaattttttagaattataaaacagcataacgaataacttgtaaatggtaattaggaatattactagaataaaattccaaaattaatttaataaatacttgattatgacttgaataaattgactgcaggtcataaatgaaagtataaaactaaatacctttctacaactaataaaaagtatcaagagctgagggtagttttctttgttgctttttttaactaattactctttgttaagatttttcatttaatcagactcgtcatatttaaatacttcttcatccaattagaatattatgttaacttacctgcatatgcattttgcgattaatatttatcataagtattctttataagcttcttatgaattctactttcaaaatttacatcatcaatggaaaaataagagaatacagcgtttcaaaattatctaaatttgtaaaaatgtcacaaaagataaaagaaatcacactaagaatatttttaaatgatattcaatacattgcgatattataaaaataaaattgtaaattcgggaaaagtttaaaaaatgctttcttacgtattattattccactttcagttgtaatgttccattaaaatatctcgaattttacttttaattcataaaataaaataaggactgatttaggaacttaaataacaaaatacctgataacatgcgcgcgcgcacacacacacacacacacacaggaggggagggaatggaaaaaattgactttaaacacggaagcatatactttaaatttcacaggtatttccaaatttttcgtttaaaattattcaaaaactaaagtgtagaatattcagactttaatctagaagttttaattcacaaaataagattttcttccaagaataaaagtgaatgtatatatatgcgtctatcaatctatttaaaatatcgaccattgGATGTAGAGATACTAAGtttaacacacgtatatttgggagaaagaaatatacaattcagtgcatttaaaaatattaatacaaaaaataatgttatctctaatgtaaattatcttaaaatttttaaaacattcattttattggtttatcagtccttgcgtatttttattctgtaaaataatacagatcttagatagcatgtatattttatagtcaagatcttccgtttatatttacgtatgaaaagataaagtttacatataaacgagaatactagatttttaaatataagataaaatgtatttttataactatatcaggcttcttaagttatttatttcatgtgtatatgaaatatttatttgattaccagatttatcaaaagttttgaacagatttaatttcaaatagtagcaaatttatcaactgttaaattctcttattgacttgtgtgttattaattagctgatatgcacatttaaataatccacttatcttaaaacaaCTGGAATCGCTTGTcatggtaatagttaagttcaggtgtttctgtttcagattttcttttaaactttattgattttcatttgagaactatatttagcatactttgactgtgaatgaataatgcagagaattgatatgatttgcaagtaaaaactattttttattgtaaatttttagaaagttatcacggaaaaaagtcaatatttctcttaatttttgattaattaaaattctaattaaaaattcaaaaaatcactttcctaccatccaaagtatatatttgccaaatttgataggcagacgacCTGTTGTGTATAGAGCCAGTATATatacatagagacaaaagtttttttccttgtgttaagttagttaaaatatcaatacattttctcgccaaatactttTGCCAACAgaaaacatatgttttagcaaacctagactaatcactccctaccccctttttttcaaagagctacgcatgatttattggccttttatgatctgtacgcaaatggttgtacgcatttGTCCCACTACCTTCACCAACTACTTTCAGTATTGATATCAGCACAGTATTGACGGCctcgtttttaattttcttaattagaatATCTAAAGAATAGCATCATCTTGATGATGCACAGTTTCACTTCCGATTCGAAAGTCTCTGCTAATATTTTGCAGACCTTTACTTGTTGTTAAACTCAATCTGCTTGTAACCGAGAAGTTCTCTGTTATCTAATCTAAGTCTTATCTAATATCTTGGCCATGGGGATTCCAAGCTGTAGACTTGTAGCAAGAtctaacttttcatttttagataaaggTAATTTCCCAACATCCAATGCCCAACATGCATTGATTGACATCGAGCATTTATTTCTACTCTACCATCAACAGGAACTGGTGCAACATTTATACAGCTGGGAAAGTGGAACCTGATTTTATAGAGCCAGTGGCTTTCAAGTGCCAAATTCTTTcactttttgatttaaataatccaCTGTGGCGACAAATGTAATAAAACCGTTTCTGGCCAATCTCTTTCTTAATTGAAGACTTCCGGATGATGAAAAACGATTGCTTGTTCTTCTCAACTTGCATTTTCCAATCCAAAAATTCTTCTTctgaataaaaaatcttatttacaaACTGAAGGGTCACAGAATGCCTATTCTCAAAATGCTCATGCAATAATGCTACTGTACGAAAGGAACTGTCATGCATCCCACAAAGTTGACTGCCTTTAATTTGGACTTCCAGTTCAGGATGAAATTGTCttaaatggatatttaaattcttttttatcgtAAATGTTATTTTGTATCTTTCGCAAATAAAAACAGACAATATTCTTCCAGCCATGATGATAGCACACTCGCACCAATAAAATCtgcaaacaaataataaatttcactttcagAATCTCACGTTTACAAGCGAACCCAACACCGTTGCGACATAAAACCTCAACGTGCTTTCTCACTCACTTCCTTACCAACCTGCAGGAAAAAGGGTTCCGTCCCTCACACTTTCAGCTGAGTTGGATTTCAGGCACTAGTCGGTGCAAGTAAGAGGCGCATCCCGTCATCGGTAAGGGGTAACCACGTTATTTTCGTAATGATGTGAGCATGGATGATGCAATACCGAAAATGCAATGGGTGATTCAACTAAAGTCAAAACATTATAGTGTAACAACTTTTGATACTAGATTTTTAGCTCTTGTTAATTGAGGAAATCTGAAAAACTGCATTCGATCTGATATTACTGCATAGATAGCTTTATTTGGAAGTTGAGGCAGAAGAGTATCgcttaaattttaactaataaaaattctatttgaatttcaaataaaattcattccaaaGTGCTGATTTCTcagtttttaaattgcttttgtgCCGAATTTGGTATTTCTAGGTACAATGGTGCGACAAATCAAGCCCTACGTCTGCTAGACGATCACTCACCTTAACGATCCTCAAGCTGTTTTCTATCCTGCGGGCGTAAGTGATTTCTTCCTCTTCCCAGGCTGCCATGGTGAGACGAACGTCTTCGGGTAGGCGGTGGCAGCAAAGAATGGCGAACAGACCTAGCATAAGGGTACCGCTGGACACCGTCCAAACGTCGGCGATCAGCCCGTGCAGGAAGAGGCCGACCATCGAAGATGCCGCAAATGCCGCCAGAAGGATGAGAAGTGATGGGGAGTGGAGGGCGGCAAAGATAATTCCGAACGGACCAGGAAGCTGTGGCGAAAGAGAAGTGGTTGTCAGAGAACTTGGAACAAAGAagcaaattagattaaaatacaCAGCGATTCACAAAGactaaaacaacaacaacttttgCGATAGTTCAAGTGTAAAAAGAAACGTTTTTCATAAACAGGATATGGAAACGCAAACAGAAAAAGCAACCATTACAAATGGCTCAGCCAGTGAATTaagcaaaaaaagtaataaagtgtACAACATGTgttttaaagaatacaaattaataagATCACAACACACTTGAgtgattaataacaataatactgAAGTGTGTATCATTTCGGATAGTATGTTTCCAAACATTTTGTTCTAATACTACAAAGGTTTATTGACGACAATATGCCTTGTTTATCATTCACTGCCAGCTTTATCACTTAGTCAACATCTAAGAACTGCAATGGGCGTTTGTTTATCAAATGAAACTCGCCTATTTGTAGACTTCCTTTCCCGATATTGAGTTGAAATACTACTTAATTACAAatgtacatttattattaaatatattgataaaatagtAGAACTTTGAAGCAAgatattattctattttcaattttaaacagttaaaatgctttattagagcttgtcaaatttgtttaaaagaataaattttgcatgAGGTGCTCGAATTTTTCTTTGTCTAAGAAAACCTCGTTTCTTTACACCATCTCAGTTGTCAATTCCAATCTGGCTTGCTGCGTACGACttgtaatattcatataattagaaacacgaaaatataatattaaaataaatacctaaGTAGAGATGTTATGTTCGTATCTATTTGGGAACAAAATTTTGTAGTGTGATGCATTAGAttgtttgttaaatattcttcattttttttatttatatttaaagaacagtttcgtaaatgaaaaaaaaatgacgcgAAATAACGtttaaaacctttattttaaagtctttcaaagaaaaaaaggtgTCGTTTCTCCTTGAACTGATGTGAAAAACTGAATGAATATGCATTGTTACTACGTGTGCGCAGAGCAGGAATCGGCACCAGTCGGATTATAATACTCGAAAAAGTTTTCTGTCTTCCGAGATGGAGACAGAACACTTTATCGTCTCCACTTCCACTTTTTTCCTCCCTTTTTTCCATTTAACATTAACTTATCTAAAAGGAATGGCGCGAAATGGTTGGTGGGTTTAGATGTCAAGAgcgaaaaaatcaataaattattatatttattcactggaataaatttacaattttgctGCTAAGCAATCCCTATTATCCAGCTGGTGCTGACTCGGTAATTATTTCGAGGAACAAAAACTGGCGtcgtaaaatattatataaagtattttccaAATTCGGGGGGCAAAAACGTATCCTATTTCCTACAATTTTAACCAAaaatctttattgtttttttagaaaaagtgttGCAAACTACAAagctaaaattttgaatcagtttTATATCTGAAGAGCCGCCGGGAAAGATTCTTCAAATGGAAAAATTTGTATATAGAGCCGAGAAGGAAGAAGTCCTTTTGCAAGACCAGTCCAATaacttaaagtaataaaaatattgccaaGTATATTTTTCTGCTACGATACTTTCAACGATAATTCGATCAGATCGTTACCACTTACGCAAGCATTATACAACTATTACTTACCATAAGCAACCAAGGTCTGATGGAACTGAACTGGTCGTAATCTTCCTCGGACTTTTCCTGACGTCTGCGATCTCTGACCAGAGGCCAAATAGCCATGCCGCTGAGCCATGCCACAGATGCTTCCATCAGAGGGTGGTCCAGTTCACATCCGGTTCCAACGTACGTCAAAAACAGCAGAAGCAGTATGATGCATATGAATAAAAGCATCCTAAAACATGGAATGCCCAAATAAAGATGCCACATCCAGACGTTCAGAGGCTCCCGCCATGGCTATGGAAAAAAGTTGCATATTTATACGACGTTTACTGCTTCCTTTCATAAAAGAGGGATCGAAACTCAAGAGTGGGAGCTCTAAAACTGCAAAACATATATTAATcggaaacatttatatttttcattgttgttatCTTATGCATAACGTGCTACTAACAATGTTACAACCCTTAACAGACTCTTTTTGGTCCTTAGGGTTGGGTGCTGTTTTACTTAGATTGAAATCCTTAAGATTATGATTTGATTCGAAAGAATGAATTATTCCCTGGCACTCGACATCAATGTGTTCCAGAAATTCTTAAAGCGATAGACCGCTTCATAAGGATAATGAATAGAATCGATATTGCTGCATTTATATGATATTCATATCAGTGGGAATAATGTCACATTGATGATAACATCCATGGACTACAAACATTTCAAGCCAAGATCAGTATTGCATTTGATGTAATCATAACGTTATGGCTAATAAATTACCAGCCAACATAAAACAGCCATTCTGAATAGGCTTAGGAAGAACAAGGATAAGATTTTCAAACACACTTAGTCGTCATTAGAGGTTTAGCAAATGTAAATAAGCATAGAAggtatagttttatttttacaatctcTTTATCATAATTAGCTTTAAAAGATGACAAGCACAACTTGGTGCCACCTAGTTAAGTATAGGACGTCTATACATACACTGCCATTTACCGCCGTTGGGCCACTGAATAGGCTTGGGATATCAGTAGATGATTAACGAATAtataggaggaaaaaaaaatcaggagatATCATTATgttcattttacattaaattcttCGCTTGAactaagaaaattcataaaaagagaaaaacttcGGAAGAAAAATTATGCGTACAcaaatcagcaatttttattccagaaattTGTAGTCGGAAATGCAATGTTCGACCTTCCGAGATGTTGATACGGCAATGCAGCGATGATAAGAAAGACACCATATTAAAGTAAATACTTTAACAAGAATTCCCACAATAATACACATTTCTTTTCCGAGAATGTCCTCCCCATTGATTCATAATGGAGAGTGTATGAAATGTCAGCCCAAAAATTAATCCAGAAGTGCAGCTTATCAATTAAAGGAAGGGTCGGCCGTCAGTCAATTTGGTCTGGCACATAACAGGCCGTCgccaaaatactttcttttcttaGTTTTGTGATGGAGTGGACAAAAGCCCGCGTCTTGGGCTTCATTTTCAGACTGAGTTTAAAATTCGAGGAAACTACCCATTTATTCATAAGATAATATGATGCGGAATTAGGACCTTGTtgaatttactatatttaaagtttcaattccaagaaggaaataaacatattaatctatttttataattttcataaaactgaaGCATTTATTCTAATTCAAGAATAAGGATTTACTAGATTGATTCTGTTTTTTCTCCCAAAAACCTCTCAAAATTAAGTTTGTCAAACTGAGTTACCCAAATCATCCTTGATAGTGTGAAGTCAGGCAACATTACCGAGTTCTTCTCTTACCGATGAGAGAGATCAAGTAAGCTATAGCGACTAGCTGGTTCACCGGCGGTTTGTTATATTGGATTCCTGTTAAACCGTTCGATATAACTTCCTGTTtaaccatttaattaaaattttaattaaaaattcagaaaatcccTCAAGGTGCACATTTTCCCCTCCAAAAGTATATGTGCGCCGAATATGGTAGCCATAGGTCAAGcgatctggtctgtagagcgtCACGCACACACATTTATTAAGAGATATAAAGCACGTACTCCTCTGTAACGGCCAACAGCAATGCGAAATTTGTCCCTGTTACACTAGGTACCGTCGTTATTTCAAACgagctaattaaaaaatttcttaagatggttgagaatttttttttcatttaacaatttcaTGGGTCGCCATATCTTCggaaaaattttgtgtaatagtCAACATTCATCCCACTGATCGTTATACTTACAATCACTTCCTCAATAAACGTTTTACCTATTCAGAAATGCGCCTCATTTTCTTTTTACCTGAAATatacaagggaaaaaaatccagAAGAAATTACGAATTAAATTTTCCAACCTGATATATCGTGAAATGTGAAAGTCTGcatactttaaaaagtttattcttaataataacaaTGATAATGCACAGTGCATTTGATGCAATTCAGTAAATAAGACACTGAAAAATATTACTGTAATACATacatgaaaaattctgaaaagtttctgaaattaaggaataaattgTATACGAAAATTAACTTGTTCTACTATAAAGgctattttttgagttttaaaaatgatgCGTAAAAATAGTTTCCGTGAGATCATACACTTTTAAATTACTGAGAAATGGCtttgaaatttcgatttattctgtgttaaaattttttaatctttcctcAGCCAGCATCTACTACTCAAGATGTATCTACTTACTAAATTTCTTAGTTCAAAATTCAACGGCTTGCTCTGCTGAGCGATTTTTGCATGCCATATATATAGATGCAATGTACAGATATTATCCAGCTTATGAACATTTATCATGCtgaaattattaactatttgaaaaatatttttagttttatatacttcGTCTTCAGAGGGAAAAACTGGATACACTAAGGTAGGTTTACACTGAGTcagttataagattccagtaaaTTTACGCATTCGCTGATTTCCAGTAGATTCCGCATGTGCtgaagtttagttatatcaacgacccgttttaaagcaatacttgaGCTATTTAGGGgcggaccttgtcattttgaaccatggtcagatgacgaggacgacacctgaaatGTCCAcatcctctccaaacttccgtcCCGCACCAGAGGGAGGATATTTGGCCCCGATGTATTTAACGTGCACCTGACCAGCtcacacgatggttcttcggtgggaTCGAATCTCGAacctgaaccccccccccccggttgcgaagccaagaccttaccaccagactacCGCGGCCTGCGCAAGTGCTGAAAGAGAGGACAAAGGCAAGTTCTTGTCTCGACGGAACAAGTACTTGCTACTGTACAGTTTCTGAGCATGTATAGTCTTACAGAATGGATTGTAGCTGGCTGAATGTAAACCTTACTTAAGAATAAGTAAAATTCGGGAACCCTGCGGATTGGCGGTGCCAGTACAAGAAGACTGACTTACATAATTCCTGTAGACGTTTTCGCAGAGGACGAAGAGCAGCCAGAAGCTGAAAAGGAGCCCAAGTCGGTGGCAGGGCTCCACGCACCACAGGGCGCATGCAGCATTCAGCAAGAGGATAGCCAGTTGGAGGCGATAGGCGAGGGCCATATCTTTCGAAAACGGATAGTGATCCCGACGGCTCGCTGGGACAGAAGGTATGTCGAGCAAATCATTgagctgaaaaaaattttttaacgttaatgaattaattctgaatttatattgttattattttacttcCCAATGTCGCATTTAATGTTTGATTTATGATcataaatataatggaatatgATCACGAATTTCATTTCGAACGTAGTTAGAGGCAGcgtcatcaaaatttaattttattgaacgGTTAATTCCACATTATGAGATTAAATTCgtgataattttctgaaaatattaaaaagccaTATTATCAACGACCCTATAtgaatgcatacatttttatttactctatCAGTCAGAAAATGAGGGAATATCAgtttacaaaattgtatattttccgAACACGAAACTGTTTAAATTGTTTAAGAATTACTGTTTTAGAATTCATGCTTTTGATCGCCGTGCTATCCAAAGAAAtcataaattgtatttcttttgttCTACGAGAGCTTAGTAGCAACATCtagtataaaagaaaagataaaaaatgcaaaacttaacacaagtggatagagttgaattgggttaaggtcCATATTGGAATGTATGgtggaacaaataattttaaaactctgaagagcatattaaaaattgtcagtttttttatcaacTGTTTGAAAGTGCCCGGATTTCTGTTGTGAAACGAGAATTAGGAGGAATACTGAGAATTTCGAGGAGATTTTCTTAAAGGGATGGCCTGTTATCTGTTTAATAGGAAGACAGGCGAACGGTCAGATGAGGAGGAAAGTCAGTGATTCACCACTTTGTGGCTGGCTAGAGGCCAATTGCCTCGAAGAGGAGTCAGCTTGGTGAATCGGTCAGTGTTATGGACGGACTATGCTGAAGACAGCAGCCGGCCACATATCCTGTCGATGCTGTTACTTTCAGTGGTGGCAGTGTGATCGGTTCTACATAGGAAGAAGTATCAACGTCTAGTGTGAAAGCTTCATGAGGAATATATTGAAAACGGCCGATCGTTCACAAGCACAGCCGAATGGAGACGACATCTGATAAGGCAATCATCTCTTAAAGACACATCGACGGAAATATTACAGCCAATTTGATATTCGTGTTGCAATTCTCTCTTTAAGGAAAGAGTAAATGAAATCACAAAACTGTCATCCTAACCCCGAGGGGAATTTTGGGTCATATCAAAACTGACTCCAAAAAGCAGAAGGCTAATTGAGCTGTGGCTTAAAGGCGCCATTGATCCAAagacaatatttcattaataatttggcctaagtgaagattagtgtgcaccagccgattgtcgccaatattgcaacccatcggatccctcttatagcaaccgtactgctgttttgtttactactttttgcaatggttgagttgtacttaaactacaattaaattatgaaaaatgttaaattaaaaatattaaaaaaatatcgattaaagattttacttttgttctctattataaagaaatttaagcttataattaaaagttattttcttctttctttttttaatgtgaatacgaacagaaaatatttattcttttgcaatttttaattgtcagtattcgctttaaaaaaatcgtctgcattctcactttcaaagacagctgcaaatggaattcttcgcagttctcgtaattcttttggtgttataacggttggttcccttcataatttgttatgtcgggattatttcgaacctgtagaatggatgaagagcgagttaaatatgcatacatatatattttacgagttaatgaaattaggaaaggatgcttgtttgaaattttgtattgagaatggtttgatatcgaaccggcagaatggatggaaggtgagtggaatatattcttttacaagttgatgaaggtggggaaagtatgtttgtttgaaattttgtatggagaatgttccgattgcttatttctccgttttttcttttctcttggttatgtactgtttctgttttccacacagtctttatgttcaatctgctagcgaagctactaggttcccgctcccgctgctagcgaagccgtaggatgtttttttaagttaaaaaatcctgcccggtgccttctacagatgccttcggcatctgtagaaggcaccgggcagcaTTCCCTCTGAAATACGTTCGTACAAcatccttcattctttcttttcaattgattatgtacagttcatgttatccacacagtccttatgttcaatgtgctagcgaagctactaggttcccgctcccgctgctagcgaagccgtaggatgttttttttaagttaaaaaattctgcctggtgccttctacagatgccgaaggcatctgtagaaggcaccgggcagtatgaaaaaaaaaaatacttatcagtaaaaagttctagttagatggcgggaaatagtaaccgtaactgttccacggaagtatttatttattttgtccgccatctttattggcgacttggcattgttggcggagctgggtgcacactaaaattcacttttaccaataattttattttaatttggaacttactatgtaattataatttcagaTACTTTAAGAGAAGCAAAATGATTAGGGTTTTAACTGAAacactatcatttttttttttaatgttccataCATATATTAGATCGCAAGTATTCATACCGAGACAATTAGGAAATCCTGAACTTAGCTCATAATAGAAGTTACTAGTGATTGCATTCCAGCGCCACACTGCATCATAGTAGTgcatcatatttacttttttttttatcatcttgtaGAGTACTGTATTAAAGTGAATTATAAATTGGCTGGTTGATAAGTAATTTCATTGGCGAAATTTCGATTACGATCATAATTACAATTCTGTTGAAAAGCCAATAATTTCTGATCTAtggtattcaaatttaaaagacgGTCCTATTCCTGTTCAATAGAAAGTCTAGATTATGGTCTATAACCCGAAACTGTAATCATCAAGGTACAATCTTAGCCATGTCATGCGAGTCGTATGATAATTACGATTTTTAACTTTGTCTCTTTTTGTAACCAAGTAGTTCGAAAGGAAAggttataaatgtaataattattttattctcattattgtattattttattttcatttcatttcagagaGAACAcagttgtcttttgttttcagTAGCCCTTTACACTTTTCGGACTCTTCGTTAATGCAGCGCCATGTTAC
It encodes:
- the LOC129956904 gene encoding uncharacterized protein LOC129956904 isoform X2, encoding MDLNDLLDIPSVPASRRDHYPFSKDMALAYRLQLAILLLNAACALWCVEPCHRLGLLFSFWLLFVLCENVYRNYPWREPLNVWMWHLYLGIPCFRMLLFICIILLLLFLTYVGTGCELDHPLMEASVAWLSGMAIWPLVRDRRRQEKSEEDYDQFSSIRPWLLMLPGPFGIIFAALHSPSLLILLAAFAASSMVGLFLHGLIADVWTVSSGTLMLGLFAILCCHRLPEDVRLTMAAWEEEEITYARRIENSLRIVKGNLRTAGLPSEGSARFDRLAIQVPLLLREVKILRKMSRTITESTARELKMLTTAEELVEFKKKTDNYGPYTSECCIS
- the LOC129956904 gene encoding uncharacterized protein LOC129956904 isoform X1; translation: MDVSTEQDEEIWLNDLLDIPSVPASRRDHYPFSKDMALAYRLQLAILLLNAACALWCVEPCHRLGLLFSFWLLFVLCENVYRNYPWREPLNVWMWHLYLGIPCFRMLLFICIILLLLFLTYVGTGCELDHPLMEASVAWLSGMAIWPLVRDRRRQEKSEEDYDQFSSIRPWLLMLPGPFGIIFAALHSPSLLILLAAFAASSMVGLFLHGLIADVWTVSSGTLMLGLFAILCCHRLPEDVRLTMAAWEEEEITYARRIENSLRIVKGNLRTAGLPSEGSARFDRLAIQVPLLLREVKILRKMSRTITESTARELKMLTTAEELVEFKKKTDNYGPYTSECCIS